CCGAAAGTGCACGTGGCCCTCATGGGCATCGAAAAGGTGATCCCGAAATTATCTGACCTGGCGCTGTTCCTGCCGTTGTTGGCCACCGCGGGGGCCGGCCAGCAGCTCACGGGCTACAATTCGCTCATCGGCGGGCCGCGGCAGCCGGATGAGCCTGACGGGCCGGAAGAGTTTCACCTTATCCTGCTGGATAATCGCCGGACGCAGTTGTTGGCCGATGCCGAGCAACGGGACGCCCTGCACTGCATCCGTTGCGGCGCCTGCCTGAACGTCTGCCCGATTTTCCGCAACGTGGGCGGCCACACGTACGGCACGACCTACCAGGGCCCGATCGGCTCGGTCATCACGCCCCACTTGCGCGGGTTGATGGAATGGAAGCACCTGTCGTACGCCTCCTCGCTGTGCGGCGCGTGCACCGAAACCTGCCCGGTAAAGATCGACCTGCACCATCACCTGTTGCACAACCGGCGCAACGCCGTCGGCCGGCAGCCGGACCCGGCGGAGCGTTTGGCGTTTCGTGCCTTCGCCTTCCTGACCCGCTTCCCCGGGTTGCTCAACGGCTTGGCCCGGCTGAGCCGCCCGCTGATGCCGGTGGCTAACGCGGCCCGCTCAATCCTGCCGCCGCCGGTGAAAGGCTGGGTGGTGTCGCGCGACCTGCCGCCGGTCGCGCCGAAAAGTTTTCGAGATTACTGGAGGGCACGGACGCGATGAGTTCGGACCGGCGCGAAGACATCCTGGGGCGGATTCGCGAAGCCTTGCGGATCCCTGCGCCCCGCGCGCACGACGGGAAGCATGCCGGGGCGGCGGGGTCTGTCCCTGCCGGCAAAGTGCAAGCGCAAGCGCGGGCCTGGCTGCCGGCCGTGCCCCCTGATGGCGAAGGCCGGCTCGCCCTGTTCGAAAAGAATTGTACCCAGCTCCGGACCGACCTTCGATTGGTGGCCGGGGCAAAGGAGGCCGCGGAGACCCTGGCGAGCCTCCGCGATGCGCACCACTGGACGGCGGCCGCCGCGCACCATCACCCGTTGCTCGACCGGATCGTGCCCGCGCTCGGGATCGAAACCCTATACGCGGAACAACCTACGGAGCCGAAATCGCTCGAACGGTGTTCGGTGGGCATCACCGCTTGCGACGCGCTGGTGGCGCAGACCGGCTCCATTCTGCTGACCTCGCGCAGCGCGGGCGGGAGGGCCCTGTCGGTGTTGCCCCCG
The window above is part of the Verrucomicrobiota bacterium genome. Proteins encoded here:
- a CDS encoding iron-sulfur cluster-binding protein, translated to MLSALAAKFKARSAEVTADLGHRAKIRAALKSYETARDERKALYQDWQAARSGASAIKWEAVNHLDAYLVQFAEKLAGRGTKVFWAANGREARDYVIALAKEKGARSIIKSKSMTSEEIHLNEGLRQAGYEVVESDLGEYIVQLREEAPYHLVFPAMHLTRNEISDLFQKKLHSAPTDNPEELTMIARRELRMKYLQADMGISGANFGVAETGMISITENEGNARLTTALPKVHVALMGIEKVIPKLSDLALFLPLLATAGAGQQLTGYNSLIGGPRQPDEPDGPEEFHLILLDNRRTQLLADAEQRDALHCIRCGACLNVCPIFRNVGGHTYGTTYQGPIGSVITPHLRGLMEWKHLSYASSLCGACTETCPVKIDLHHHLLHNRRNAVGRQPDPAERLAFRAFAFLTRFPGLLNGLARLSRPLMPVANAARSILPPPVKGWVVSRDLPPVAPKSFRDYWRARTR
- a CDS encoding lactate utilization protein; translation: MSSDRREDILGRIREALRIPAPRAHDGKHAGAAGSVPAGKVQAQARAWLPAVPPDGEGRLALFEKNCTQLRTDLRLVAGAKEAAETLASLRDAHHWTAAAAHHHPLLDRIVPALGIETLYAEQPTEPKSLERCSVGITACDALVAQTGSILLTSRSAGGRALSVLPPHHVVIAQADQLVPDLPAAFDLLYSRYGNSYPSFATFITGPSRTGDIERILVLGAHGPRNLTVILIR